The Ignavibacteriales bacterium DNA window GTTCCTATGACGCCTGGGTGGAGACAATTGGATGTGACGCCGGTGCCTGCGAGCGCGTCGGCAAGTCCATATGTGAACAGCACGTTTGCGAGTTTTGAAAGAGCATACGAGCTGTACCCGCCGAAGCTTTTCTCAGCCTGAAGATTATCGAAGTCCAGTTTCCCCCTTGTGTGAGCCACAGAGCTGACGGTGACGACGCGCGCCGGAGCGCTCTTTTTGAGGAGATCGAGAAGCAGGTTTGTCAGGAGAAATGGGGCGAGGTGATTCACAGCGAAGGTTGTTTCAAATCCTTCTGCGGTCAATCGTTTCTCGTTCATGAAGACGCCCGCATTGTTGACCAGGGTGTGGAGTACCGCGTGGCGCTGTTTCACTTCGGCAGCAAGCTGACGGACATTGGCCATCGAAGAAAAATCTGCGATGAACAGTTCAACGTTCTTGTTCCCGGTTGCAGAGCGAATCTCTTCGACGACATTCTCCCCGCGGCGGGCATCTCGGCCGTGGACCAGGACCGTCGCCCCTAATGCTGCAAGCTCGAGCGCCGCCTGCCGGCCGATCCCATCGGTAGAGCCTGTGATAAGGATGGTCTTATCCTTCATGTACTACCTGCTTTCAATGACAACCAGAAGAGAACTCAAAGGTCTATTCGAGCGACAGGATCTCGGCGAGCCAGAGGGCGGTGTATCACACCGCCGGCATCGCCGACGGTGAATATACAGGAGGATGATGGAAACAGCAAGAGGCGGGCCGGACCAAGAGAATTCTCTGATCCGGTCCCGCCCCCAGTAGAACGTCAACAGTGATTACATCA harbors:
- a CDS encoding SDR family NAD(P)-dependent oxidoreductase; protein product: MKDKTILITGSTDGIGRQAALELAALGATVLVHGRDARRGENVVEEIRSATGNKNVELFIADFSSMANVRQLAAEVKQRHAVLHTLVNNAGVFMNEKRLTAEGFETTFAVNHLAPFLLTNLLLDLLKKSAPARVVTVSSVAHTRGKLDFDNLQAEKSFGGYSSYALSKLANVLFTYGLADALAGTGVTSNCLHPGVIGTKLLRTGFNITGASTADGAETLLYLVTSPEVDGVTGKYFQERQESPSSPVTHDAPLRARLWEISARLTGL